A section of the Paralichthys olivaceus isolate ysfri-2021 chromosome 16, ASM2471397v2, whole genome shotgun sequence genome encodes:
- the LOC109645284 gene encoding protein-lysine 6-oxidase-like, with translation MARWSLLLLYFFQGLLPLIFGQQRTSGPWRHRIQWQNNGQVYSLMSTGSEYQAPVRSRSQSRVYVSGRRDGTRSQMSGAHRGTMLVRTGQGESRVTRTDPGVQPGSYTPGRDGRPFVPVNAHAWTRQQPERTQGTGAAGYPNARRLGPEHTNSINASASVTSNDFAGRRGGVSVDSSAPRTAGGEPGPGAQYQQLRTVPQAVPVFRQTGHSSSAYSTTLERESEGTSSLTAASEDASNEATTNREDMVNDDPRNPFKNHRNSVFYNMYPTRGRSGANRPPDTGYGTRYFQNGLPDLVPDPYAIQAGAYIQRMQMYSLRCAAEENCLARSAYGPTVRDIDFRVLLRFPQKVKNQGTSDFLPVKPRYQWDWHSCHQHYHSMDAFSNYDLLDAITGRKVAEGHKASFCLEDTGCEPGFRRRYACTSHTQGLSPGCHDVYAANIDCQWIDITDVPPGNYILKVTVNPNLHVLESDFTNNIVRCDITYTGIYVQTRNCRVARG, from the exons ATGGCGAGATGgtcacttttacttttatactttttccAAGGACTACTTCCCCTCATCTTTGGACAGCAGCGCACCTCTGGGCCCTGGCGGCACCGGATTCAGTGGCAGAACAACGGACAGGTTTACAGTTTAATGAGCACTGGATCGGAGTACCAGGCTCCGGTTCGCTCCAGAAGCCAGTCGAGGGTTTATGTGAGCGGCAGGAGGGACGGCACCAGGAGCCAGATGTCGGGAGCGCACAGAGGAACGATGCTTGTAAGAACAGGGCAAGGTGAGTCCAGAGTGACCAGGACTGACCCAGGTGTACAACCAGGGTCATATACACCAGGGCGCGATGGTAGACCGTTCGTGCCCGTTAATGCTCATGCATGGACCAGACAGCAGCCCGAGCGCACTCAAGGAACCGGAGCTGCAGGTTATCCAAACGCACGACGTCTTGGACCTGAACACACCAACAGCATCAACGCTTCTGCATCGGTGACTTCAAATGATTTCGCTGGCAGAAGAGGAGGTGTGAGTGTGGACTCCTCTGCGCCGCGCACCGCTGGAGGAGAACCGGGGCCCGGTGCCCAATACCAACAGTTACGCACGGTGCCACAGGCAGTTCCTGTCTTCAGGCAGACAGGTCACTCCAGCTCAGCCTATTCCACAACTCTGGAGAGAGAATCTGAAGGTACCTCTTCGTTAACTGCAGCTTCAGAGGATGCTTCAAACGAGGCGACCACTAACAGAGAGGACATGGTTAACGACGATCCTCGAAACCCGTTTAAAAACCACAGGAATTCAGTTTTCTATAACATGTATCCCACCAGAGGGAGGTCAGGGGCGAACCGTCCACCTGACACAGGATATGGAACAAGATACTTTCAAAATG GACTGCCAGACCTTGTGCCAGACCCATATGCCATCCAAGCAGGTGCTTACATCCAGCGCATGCAGATGTATTCACTCCGCTGTGCAGCTGAGGAGAACTGTCTGGCCAG GTCAGCTTATGGACCCACCGTACGGGACATCGACTTCAGAGTCCTCCTGAGGTTCCCCCAGAAAGTGAAGAATCAAGGCACCTCCGACTTCCTGCCCGTCAAGCCGAGATATCAGTGGGACTGGCACAGCTGTCACCA GCACTACCACAGCATGGACGCCTTCAGTAACTACGACCTGTTGGACGCCATCACTGGACGTAAAGTAGCCGAGGGACACAAGGCCAGTTTCTGCCTCGAGGACACAGGCTGTGAACCTGGATTCAGGCGGCGCTACGCCTGCACATCCCACACACAG GGTCTGAGCCCAGGATGTCACGACGTCTACGCCGCCAACATCGACTGTCAGTGGATCGACATCACTGATGTACCTCCAGGAAACTATATCCTGAAG GTAACTGTCAATCCCAATCTCCACGTCCTGGAGTCGGACTTCACCAACAACATAGTGAGATGTGATATCACGTACACAGGAATTTATGTTCAGACGCGCAACTGTCGAGTAGCAAG ggGTTGA